In Pseudonocardia sp. DSM 110487, the sequence GCCGGCGCACCGACGTACTGGCGTGGAACGCGCTCGGGCACGCCCTGCTGGCCGGGCACCTGGACGCGCGGGACCCGGAGGACCCGGCGCGCCGGCCGAACACGAGCCGGCTGCTGTTCCTGGACCCGCACTGCCGTGAGCTCTACGGGGACTGGAGGCGCAAGGCTCGCGCGGTCGTCGGCAATCTGCGGATCGCCGTCGGCCGCCACCCGGAGGACCCGCTGCTCGCGGAGCTGATCGGCGAGCTGACGATGAAGAGCCCCGAGTTCGTCGCGCTGTGGCGCGATCATCGGGTGGCACCGTGCGACGCCGCCTCGTACGAGCTGCACCACCCCGTCGTGGGGAGGGTGACGGTGACCCAGCAGACGCTGGCGATCGCCCGCTCGCCGGGACAGTCGCTGATCGTGTGCACGACGCCCGCCGGGTCCCCGTCCGAGCAGGCCCTCGTGCTGCTCCGGCAGGCAGGCGGCGCCCCGGGCCGCACGCGCCCGACACAGGTGCCCGCGTCCTGGTGAGATGTCCGGCCCCGAAAAGACGTCCAACTAGGGTCTGCGGTCGTGGCAGTCTCCCGTGCACGGAGCAAGGCGATCACCTATACCTGCGTCTGGGCTGGATCGCTGATCGTGGGGCTGCTGTGCACGATTCCCTTCGCCCGGGCCCACTCGTCGGGCATCCCGACGACAGCGACGGTAGAGGAATGCCGCCTCGTCGACAGTGATGGCGCGGCCCCCGGAGACTCTGATCTGACCTGCTTCGGCTCCTGGGAAATCGCTGGTCAGCAGCGCTCGGGGGAGGTCACCGGCCTCGGAGTGCGCGACCATGAGGGCGGCACCGTCCAAGCACGTGTGATCGGTGACACGGCATTCGTCGAAACCACGTGGGGCGGCCTGCTGTTCGGGTTCGCTCTGGTCGGAG encodes:
- a CDS encoding helix-turn-helix domain-containing protein, which produces MDGPGPLGDFLQARRARLRPEDVGLRDIGPRRRVAGLRREELAQLAGVSVSYYTRLEQGLSRGASAEVLDAIARALRLDEHEREHLERLADASRRTPRVRRPRPERLSDETRDLLRALDDVPALVLGRRTDVLAWNALGHALLAGHLDARDPEDPARRPNTSRLLFLDPHCRELYGDWRRKARAVVGNLRIAVGRHPEDPLLAELIGELTMKSPEFVALWRDHRVAPCDAASYELHHPVVGRVTVTQQTLAIARSPGQSLIVCTTPAGSPSEQALVLLRQAGGAPGRTRPTQVPASW